A single region of the Jatrophihabitans sp. GAS493 genome encodes:
- the gap gene encoding type I glyceraldehyde-3-phosphate dehydrogenase produces the protein MTVRVGINGFGRIGRNFFRAARAAGADIEIVAVNDLTDVATLAHLLKYDTILGRLDAEVTTTADEIIVGGKAIKVFAERDPAALPWASVGADVVIESTGIFTDANKARVHVEGGAKKVIISAPASNEDVTIVMGVNHEDYDPAAHTIISNASCTTNCLGPLAKVLDDAFGIEQGLMTTIHAYTQDQNLQDAPHKDLRRARAAAINIVPTSTGAAKAIGLVLPNLKGKLDGYALRVPVPTGSATDLTVTVRSTPTVAEIKAAYKAAADGPFKGYLTYTEDPIVSSDIVTDPSSCIFDAELTKVIGNQVKVVGWYDNEWGYSNRLVDLTTLVGSSL, from the coding sequence GTGACAGTACGTGTGGGCATCAACGGTTTCGGCCGTATCGGACGCAACTTCTTCCGTGCCGCTCGCGCGGCTGGAGCTGACATCGAGATCGTGGCGGTCAACGATCTCACCGACGTCGCCACGCTGGCTCACCTGCTCAAGTACGACACGATCCTTGGGCGTCTCGACGCCGAAGTGACCACCACTGCGGACGAGATCATCGTCGGCGGCAAGGCCATCAAGGTCTTCGCCGAGCGTGACCCCGCCGCACTGCCGTGGGCATCCGTCGGCGCCGATGTGGTGATCGAGTCGACCGGCATCTTCACCGACGCCAACAAGGCCCGGGTGCACGTCGAGGGTGGGGCCAAGAAGGTCATCATCTCGGCGCCGGCCAGCAACGAAGACGTGACGATCGTGATGGGCGTCAACCACGAGGACTACGACCCGGCCGCTCACACGATCATCTCCAACGCCTCGTGCACCACGAACTGCCTGGGCCCGCTGGCCAAGGTCCTGGACGACGCCTTCGGCATCGAGCAGGGTCTGATGACCACGATTCACGCCTACACGCAGGACCAAAACCTGCAGGACGCCCCGCACAAGGACCTGCGCCGCGCCCGCGCCGCCGCGATCAACATCGTCCCGACCTCCACCGGCGCCGCGAAGGCCATCGGCCTCGTCCTGCCGAATCTCAAGGGAAAGCTCGACGGCTACGCGCTGCGCGTTCCGGTCCCGACCGGCTCGGCGACCGACCTCACCGTCACCGTCCGCTCCACGCCGACGGTGGCCGAGATCAAGGCCGCCTACAAGGCCGCGGCCGATGGCCCCTTCAAGGGTTACCTCACCTACACCGAGGACCCGATCGTCTCCTCCGACATCGTGACCGACCCGTCGTCGTGCATCTTCGACGCGGAGCTGACCAAGGTCATCGGCAACCAGGTCAAGGTGGTCGGCTGGTACGACAACGAGTGGGGCTACTCCAACCGGCTGGTCGACCTCACGACCCTCGTCGGGTCCTCGCTCTAG
- the secG gene encoding preprotein translocase subunit SecG produces MIFALSLLLIATSLVLIVLILMHRGQGGGLSSMFGGSFYSNVSGSSVLQRNLDRITVILGIVWAITIIGLGLLYKNL; encoded by the coding sequence ATGATTTTTGCCCTCTCCCTGCTGCTCATCGCCACCAGCCTGGTGCTGATCGTGCTGATCCTGATGCACCGAGGCCAGGGCGGCGGCCTCTCGTCGATGTTCGGGGGCTCGTTCTACTCCAACGTCTCCGGCTCCTCGGTGCTGCAGCGCAACCTCGACCGGATCACCGTGATCCTGGGGATCGTCTGGGCCATCACCATCATCGGCCTGGGTCTGCTCTACAAGAACCTCTGA
- the yvcK gene encoding uridine diphosphate-N-acetylglucosamine-binding protein YvcK, with amino-acid sequence MTQRQIKAVALGGGHGLHATLSALRHLTEDVTAIVTVADDGGSSGRIRRELGILPPGDLRMALVALANRREGDPDWTELLQHRLGGDGALAGHPVGNLILSGLFEKSGDSVVALAQVASMVSATGRVLPMSPVPLDLVAVVDRFDPSDPLRTRKIRGQSSIAATPGRVRSIQLLPPGAPACAPAVDAVRTADVVVLGPGSWFTSVIPHLLLRELGDALARTEAIVIVAVNLVPQAGETDGFSPEELLRTLYEHHDNLRIDAVVADRNSVLDPAALVAFSTRTGSDLVMSDIAANENGAEHDPKRLGEAYREAINAVTSRRESDDQ; translated from the coding sequence ATGACCCAACGCCAAATCAAGGCGGTCGCGCTGGGCGGCGGACACGGCCTGCACGCGACGCTCAGCGCTCTGCGGCATCTGACCGAGGACGTCACCGCGATCGTGACCGTCGCTGACGACGGCGGCTCGTCGGGGCGTATCCGGCGCGAGCTGGGGATTCTTCCCCCAGGTGACCTGCGAATGGCCCTGGTTGCCCTGGCCAACCGCCGGGAGGGCGACCCTGACTGGACCGAACTGCTGCAGCATCGGCTCGGGGGCGACGGAGCCCTGGCCGGACATCCGGTGGGGAATCTGATCCTCTCCGGCCTCTTCGAGAAGTCCGGGGATTCCGTCGTCGCGTTGGCGCAGGTCGCGTCGATGGTTTCGGCCACCGGTCGGGTCCTACCGATGAGTCCGGTACCGCTGGATCTGGTCGCGGTGGTTGATCGCTTCGACCCCTCGGACCCATTGCGGACCCGCAAGATTCGTGGGCAGTCCTCGATCGCGGCCACTCCGGGCCGCGTCCGCAGCATCCAGTTGCTGCCTCCCGGCGCCCCGGCCTGCGCTCCGGCGGTCGACGCCGTGCGCACGGCCGATGTCGTCGTGCTCGGCCCCGGATCATGGTTCACCAGCGTGATCCCGCATCTTTTGCTGCGTGAACTCGGCGACGCACTCGCCCGCACTGAAGCGATCGTGATCGTCGCGGTGAATCTGGTTCCGCAAGCCGGCGAGACCGACGGGTTCTCACCCGAGGAGCTACTGCGAACGCTCTACGAGCATCACGACAATCTTCGCATCGACGCCGTCGTCGCCGATCGCAATTCAGTATTGGATCCGGCCGCGCTGGTTGCGTTTTCAACTAGAACCGGTTCTGATCTCGTAATGTCAGACATCGCGGCAAACGAAAACGGTGCCGAACACGATCCAAAGCGTCTGGGTGAGGCCTATCGTGAGGCCATCAACGCAGTAACGTCTAGACGCGAAAGTGACGATCAGTGA
- the rapZ gene encoding RNase adapter RapZ — translation MDDQPDDAPEEEPHDRGALETVVVTGLSGAGRSTAAKCLEDLGYFVVDNLPPELVATMVELGSRTQGAVTRIAVVMDVRSRAFSSDLRGVIIDLANRGLRPRVLFLDARDEVLVRRFESNRRAHPLQGDGRLSEGIRAERQILEGLKGEADLVLDTSDRSVHELRRAIERAFASGGDLDGVPALRATVVSFGFKYGLPVDADLVVDVRFLPNPFWIPELRELTGQDTEVRDYVLAQEGATDFIDRYSAILEIIGAGYRREGKHYLTLAVGCTGGKHRSVVMAQQFADRLHDLGVRATVVNRDLGRE, via the coding sequence CTGGACGACCAACCCGACGATGCCCCCGAGGAGGAACCTCACGACCGCGGTGCGCTGGAGACAGTGGTCGTCACCGGGCTGAGCGGCGCCGGACGTAGCACCGCAGCGAAGTGCCTGGAGGACCTGGGCTACTTCGTCGTCGACAACCTTCCGCCGGAGTTGGTCGCGACGATGGTGGAGCTGGGAAGTCGTACGCAGGGCGCGGTCACCCGGATCGCAGTCGTGATGGACGTGCGCTCACGGGCCTTCTCCTCCGATCTACGCGGTGTCATCATCGACCTGGCCAACCGCGGGCTGCGGCCCCGGGTGCTCTTCCTCGACGCCCGCGACGAGGTGTTGGTTCGCCGGTTCGAAAGTAATAGGCGTGCCCATCCGCTGCAGGGCGACGGGCGTCTGAGCGAGGGGATCCGGGCCGAGCGGCAGATTCTCGAGGGGCTCAAGGGCGAGGCCGATCTGGTGTTGGACACCAGCGATCGTTCGGTGCACGAGTTGCGTCGGGCCATCGAGCGGGCCTTCGCCAGCGGCGGCGATCTGGACGGGGTTCCCGCGCTGCGAGCCACCGTCGTCTCCTTCGGTTTCAAGTACGGGCTGCCGGTCGATGCCGACCTGGTGGTCGACGTGAGATTTCTCCCCAATCCGTTCTGGATTCCCGAGCTTCGCGAACTGACCGGCCAGGACACCGAGGTCCGCGACTACGTCCTTGCCCAGGAGGGCGCGACGGACTTTATCGACCGGTACAGCGCGATTCTCGAGATCATCGGTGCCGGTTACCGGCGGGAGGGCAAGCACTACCTGACGCTCGCCGTCGGCTGCACCGGCGGGAAGCACCGCTCTGTAGTGATGGCCCAGCAGTTCGCCGATCGACTGCACGACCTGGGCGTGCGGGCGACGGTCGTGAATCGGGACCTCGGCCGTGAATAG
- the tpiA gene encoding triose-phosphate isomerase, which translates to MSTKVAARTPFIAGNWKMNLNHLEAIALVQKLAFSLSEDQLKAVDVIVLPPFVDIRSVQTLIDGDRLLIKHGAQDLSPVDSGAYTGDIAGPMLSKLGCGYVTVGHSERREYHAETDAVVNSKVKAALRNSLVPILCVGEPLEVRDDETHISHCTSQLAAALDGIDAEAAAGIVIAYEPIWAIGTGRVASPADAQEVCAALRIELARLYSKEVAAGVRVLYGGSVKAANAAEILAQVDVDGALVGGASIDADEFAAICIAAGQPAPAAAPTAAG; encoded by the coding sequence GTGAGCACCAAGGTCGCGGCCCGTACGCCGTTCATCGCCGGCAACTGGAAGATGAACCTGAATCACCTCGAGGCCATCGCCCTCGTGCAGAAGCTGGCCTTCAGCCTCAGCGAAGACCAGCTCAAAGCAGTCGACGTGATCGTGCTGCCACCGTTCGTCGACATCCGCAGTGTGCAGACGCTGATCGACGGTGATCGGCTGCTCATCAAGCACGGCGCGCAGGATCTCTCACCGGTTGACTCCGGGGCGTACACCGGTGACATTGCCGGCCCGATGCTGAGCAAGCTGGGCTGCGGATATGTGACCGTCGGCCACAGCGAGCGGCGTGAATACCACGCCGAGACCGACGCCGTGGTGAACAGCAAGGTGAAGGCAGCGCTGCGCAACTCACTGGTCCCGATCCTCTGCGTGGGTGAGCCGCTGGAGGTTCGTGACGACGAGACCCACATCTCGCACTGCACCAGCCAGTTGGCCGCCGCGCTGGACGGCATCGACGCCGAAGCCGCCGCCGGCATTGTGATCGCCTACGAGCCGATCTGGGCGATCGGGACCGGACGGGTCGCGAGCCCGGCCGACGCCCAGGAGGTCTGCGCCGCGCTCCGGATCGAGCTGGCCCGGCTGTACTCGAAGGAGGTCGCCGCCGGGGTCAGAGTTCTCTACGGCGGGTCGGTGAAGGCGGCCAACGCGGCCGAGATCCTCGCTCAGGTCGACGTCGACGGGGCCCTGGTCGGGGGCGCGAGCATCGACGCCGATGAGTTCGCTGCCATCTGCATCGCGGCCGGTCAGCCCGCTCCCGCAGCCGCGCCGACGGCTGCTGGGTAG
- a CDS encoding adenosine deaminase, with product MSPGPEGGSGLDPYIAGLPKAELHVHHVGSASPQIVAELAARHEGSTPVPADEQLLASYFTFTDFAHFIEVYLSVVDLIRTPEDIWTLTHGVARDLAAQSVRYAELTLTPYSSIARGIAAQDYCDAIEDARERAARDFGIQLRWSFDIPGEAGLPSADVTLDVALRNRPAGLISFGLGGPEIGVPRPQFEPYFTAARAAGLHSVPHAGESTGPESIWDSLRYLGAERIGHGIAAAGDPALMDYLIEHDIPLEVCPTSNVCTRSVPSLAEHPLPALVAAGVPVTINSDDPPMFSTTLNQEYSVAAQLLGLDAAGVTNLARAAVRYSFLDQPGQQSLLKEIDQYEVDAATDRRSDTSVGGSS from the coding sequence CTGTCGCCCGGCCCTGAGGGCGGGAGCGGCCTCGACCCGTACATCGCCGGCCTACCCAAGGCCGAGCTACACGTCCACCATGTCGGCTCGGCCTCGCCGCAGATCGTCGCCGAGCTCGCGGCCCGTCACGAGGGTTCGACGCCGGTGCCGGCCGACGAACAGTTGCTGGCCTCGTACTTCACCTTCACCGATTTTGCGCACTTCATCGAGGTGTACCTCTCGGTCGTCGACCTCATTCGTACCCCGGAGGACATCTGGACCCTCACCCACGGGGTCGCCCGCGATCTCGCCGCGCAGAGCGTCCGGTACGCCGAGCTGACGCTCACGCCGTATTCCTCGATTGCCCGGGGGATCGCCGCCCAGGACTACTGCGATGCGATCGAGGATGCTCGTGAGCGGGCAGCCCGAGACTTCGGTATCCAGCTGCGGTGGTCGTTCGACATCCCCGGGGAGGCCGGATTGCCGTCGGCGGACGTGACCCTCGATGTCGCGTTGCGTAATCGCCCGGCCGGGTTGATCAGTTTCGGCCTCGGCGGCCCGGAGATCGGCGTGCCGCGACCCCAGTTCGAGCCGTACTTCACCGCCGCCCGGGCCGCTGGGCTGCACAGCGTGCCGCACGCCGGCGAATCGACCGGGCCGGAGAGCATCTGGGACTCGTTGCGCTATCTGGGCGCCGAGCGAATCGGCCATGGCATCGCCGCGGCCGGCGACCCGGCGCTGATGGATTACCTCATCGAGCACGACATTCCGCTCGAGGTCTGCCCGACCTCCAACGTCTGTACCCGGTCGGTTCCCTCGCTGGCCGAGCACCCGCTACCGGCACTTGTGGCGGCCGGCGTTCCCGTCACCATCAACTCCGACGATCCTCCGATGTTCTCGACCACCCTCAACCAGGAGTATTCGGTGGCCGCGCAGCTGCTCGGACTGGATGCCGCCGGGGTGACGAATCTCGCCCGGGCGGCGGTGCGCTACTCGTTTCTGGATCAGCCGGGGCAGCAGTCACTGCTGAAGGAGATCGACCAGTACGAAGTAGACGCCGCAACCGACCGCAGATCCGATACCTCAGTCGGTGGCAGTAGCTAG
- the uvrC gene encoding excinuclease ABC subunit UvrC yields MADPSTYRPATGTIPVEPGVYKFRDDLHRVIYVGKAKSLRQRLNSYFADLSALHPRTRQMVTTAASVEWTVVSTEVEALQLEYTWIKQYDPRFNVRYRDDKSYPSLAVTLHEEYPRLQVMRGPKRKGVRYFGPYSHAWAIRETLDLLLRVFPARTCSAGVFRRATAVGRPCLLGYIGKCSAPCVGRVSADEHREIVNDFCDFMAGRTESMMRRVERSMNEASAEQEFERAARLRDDLNALRRALEKQAVVLGDGTDADVVAFAQDELEAAVQVFHVRGGRVRGQRGWVIDKVSAIDEAVTTADLVEQFITQFYGDDADGADGAGIPREVLVPEVPDDVDALTEWLSERRGSRVSLRVPQRGDKRALMQTVERNAAQSFTQHKLKRASDLSARSLALAELQEALDLPDAPLRIECFDISHVQGSDVVASMVVFEDGLARRSEYRRFAMRTGTGDTDWIAEVTRRRFARYLDEQVAPDPSADGNETPDAIGIDPVTGRPRKFAYAPNLLVVDGGAPQVAAAQAVLDDLGIDDIALVGLAKRLEEVWVPNEAYPLILPRTSEGLYLLQRVRDEAHRFAITYHRQKRSKSMTVSALDGIAGLGETRRKALLTHFGSLRKLRAADAAEISQVPGIGPQTAEAVVASLARTAIDRQPAINVTTGEVLDSE; encoded by the coding sequence GTGGCTGACCCTTCGACTTACCGACCGGCCACCGGCACCATTCCGGTGGAGCCTGGCGTCTACAAGTTCCGCGATGACCTGCACCGAGTCATCTATGTGGGAAAAGCGAAGAGCCTTCGCCAACGGCTGAACTCTTACTTCGCCGACCTCTCGGCCCTCCACCCGCGCACCCGGCAGATGGTGACGACGGCGGCCAGCGTCGAGTGGACGGTGGTGAGCACCGAGGTTGAGGCGCTGCAGCTCGAGTACACCTGGATCAAGCAGTACGACCCGAGGTTCAACGTCCGCTACCGCGACGACAAGTCCTACCCGTCGCTCGCCGTCACCCTGCATGAGGAGTATCCGCGCCTTCAGGTGATGCGGGGGCCGAAGCGCAAGGGTGTCCGTTACTTCGGCCCGTATTCCCACGCGTGGGCCATCCGCGAGACGCTGGACCTGCTGCTGCGGGTCTTTCCGGCTCGTACCTGCTCGGCCGGCGTCTTCCGGCGTGCGACCGCGGTCGGCCGCCCCTGCCTGCTCGGCTACATCGGAAAGTGCAGCGCACCCTGTGTCGGCCGGGTCTCGGCCGACGAACATCGCGAGATCGTCAACGATTTCTGTGACTTCATGGCCGGCCGCACCGAGTCGATGATGCGGCGGGTGGAGCGGAGCATGAACGAGGCTAGCGCCGAGCAGGAGTTCGAGCGGGCCGCCCGGCTACGCGACGATCTGAACGCCCTGCGAAGGGCCTTGGAGAAGCAGGCGGTGGTGCTCGGCGATGGCACCGACGCCGATGTGGTGGCGTTCGCCCAGGACGAGCTCGAGGCCGCGGTACAGGTGTTCCACGTGCGCGGCGGCCGGGTTCGCGGCCAGCGCGGTTGGGTCATCGACAAGGTCTCGGCAATTGACGAGGCGGTGACCACCGCTGACCTCGTGGAACAGTTCATCACGCAGTTCTACGGCGACGACGCCGACGGGGCCGACGGGGCCGGGATCCCCCGTGAAGTGCTGGTGCCTGAGGTCCCAGATGACGTTGACGCCCTCACCGAATGGCTCAGCGAGCGACGCGGCAGCCGGGTCTCGCTCCGGGTGCCGCAGCGTGGTGACAAGCGTGCGCTGATGCAGACCGTCGAGCGGAACGCCGCCCAGTCGTTCACGCAGCACAAGCTCAAGCGGGCCTCCGACCTGAGCGCCCGATCGCTCGCGTTGGCGGAACTGCAGGAGGCGCTGGATCTGCCCGATGCGCCGCTGCGTATCGAGTGTTTCGACATCAGCCACGTTCAAGGCAGCGACGTGGTGGCCAGCATGGTCGTCTTCGAAGACGGTCTGGCCCGTCGCAGTGAATACCGGCGGTTCGCGATGCGCACCGGCACCGGCGACACCGACTGGATCGCCGAGGTGACTCGCCGCCGCTTCGCCCGCTACCTCGACGAGCAGGTCGCCCCCGACCCGTCGGCCGACGGCAACGAGACACCCGACGCGATCGGGATCGACCCGGTCACGGGCCGTCCCCGGAAGTTCGCCTACGCACCGAACCTTCTAGTCGTGGATGGCGGCGCACCGCAGGTCGCCGCCGCCCAGGCCGTGCTCGACGACCTCGGTATCGACGACATCGCCCTCGTCGGCCTGGCCAAACGACTGGAGGAGGTGTGGGTACCCAACGAGGCTTATCCCCTTATCCTCCCGCGCACTTCTGAGGGGCTGTACCTCCTGCAGCGGGTGCGCGACGAGGCGCACCGGTTCGCGATCACCTACCACCGGCAGAAGCGTTCGAAGTCGATGACCGTCTCCGCTCTGGACGGCATCGCCGGATTGGGGGAGACACGCCGAAAGGCACTCCTGACCCACTTCGGATCGTTGCGAAAGCTCCGCGCCGCCGATGCGGCCGAGATCAGTCAGGTCCCGGGAATCGGGCCTCAGACGGCCGAGGCCGTGGTCGCCTCGCTAGCCCGAACGGCCATCGATCGTCAACCGGCGATCAACGTAACCACCGGTGAAGTGCTGGATAGCGAATAA
- the pgk gene encoding phosphoglycerate kinase → MRTLDDLLADGVAGRRVLVRSDLNVPLSKDEPPVVTDDGRIRASLPVLTALLDAGARVLVTAHLGRPKGAPEEKYSLRPVADRLAQLLGRPVKFALDTVGESARLMADDLADGELLLLENVRFNAGETSKDDADRAEFARALATLTDGEGEDAPQGAYVDDAFGAVHRKHASVYDIATMLPAFCGNLVRDELVVLRRLTEEPARPYVVVLGGSKVSDKLAVIQSLLPKVDKLLVGGGMCFTFLAAQGYEVGKSLLEADQIETCRQLLADSGDKILLPSDIVVADAFAADANIQTVDAGQIPADTLGLDIGPKSVATFAAALTDAQTVFWNGPMGVFELAPFAAGTKGVAEAVSAAPGLTVVGGGDSAAAVRALGLDETAFGHISTGGGASLEFLEGKALPGVEVLA, encoded by the coding sequence TTGCGCACGCTCGATGATCTACTCGCCGACGGTGTCGCCGGTCGACGGGTTCTGGTTCGATCCGACCTCAACGTCCCGCTGAGCAAGGACGAACCACCCGTCGTGACCGACGACGGCCGTATCCGGGCCTCCCTTCCGGTCCTCACCGCGTTGCTCGACGCCGGGGCCAGAGTGCTGGTGACCGCGCATCTAGGGCGTCCCAAGGGGGCCCCGGAGGAGAAGTACTCACTCCGCCCGGTGGCCGACCGGTTGGCTCAGCTGCTCGGACGCCCGGTGAAGTTCGCCCTCGACACGGTGGGGGAGAGTGCCCGGCTGATGGCCGATGATCTCGCCGACGGTGAACTGCTGCTGCTCGAGAACGTCCGCTTCAACGCGGGTGAGACGAGCAAGGACGACGCTGATCGGGCTGAGTTCGCCCGTGCCCTGGCCACCCTCACCGACGGCGAGGGCGAGGACGCGCCGCAGGGTGCTTACGTCGACGACGCCTTCGGCGCGGTGCACCGCAAGCACGCGTCGGTGTATGACATCGCCACAATGCTGCCGGCGTTCTGCGGCAACCTGGTCCGCGATGAGCTGGTCGTGCTGCGGCGTCTCACCGAAGAGCCGGCCCGCCCGTACGTCGTCGTCCTCGGCGGAAGCAAGGTAAGTGACAAGCTGGCGGTGATCCAGTCGCTGCTCCCCAAGGTCGACAAGCTTCTCGTCGGCGGCGGCATGTGCTTCACCTTCCTCGCGGCGCAGGGCTACGAGGTCGGCAAGTCGCTGCTGGAGGCCGACCAGATCGAGACCTGCCGGCAATTGCTGGCTGACAGTGGCGACAAGATCCTGCTCCCGAGCGACATCGTGGTGGCCGACGCCTTCGCGGCGGACGCGAACATCCAGACGGTGGACGCGGGCCAGATTCCGGCCGACACCCTCGGTCTGGACATCGGCCCGAAGTCCGTGGCCACCTTCGCTGCGGCGCTGACCGACGCCCAGACGGTCTTCTGGAACGGGCCGATGGGTGTCTTCGAGCTGGCCCCCTTCGCCGCCGGCACCAAGGGAGTTGCCGAGGCGGTCTCGGCCGCACCGGGTCTCACGGTGGTCGGCGGTGGCGATTCCGCCGCCGCGGTCCGCGCCCTCGGCCTGGACGAGACGGCCTTCGGGCACATCTCGACCGGCGGTGGCGCTTCGCTGGAGTTCCTTGAGGGGAAGGCACTTCCCGGCGTCGAGGTGCTCGCGTGA
- the whiA gene encoding DNA-binding protein WhiA yields the protein MAMTAAVKDELSRVTVAKTTSRKAEIATMLRFAGALHLIGGHIVIEAELDTGSVARRLRKEIAEIFGHGSEVQIVAGGGLRKGSRYLVRVTKDGEGLARQSGLVDLRGRPVRGLPHHVVSGGIGDAEAAWRGAFLAHGSLTEPGRASSLEITCPSTEAALALVGIGRRLGVSAKAREVRGYDRVVVRDGDTISALLTRIGAHESVLAWEERRLRREVRATANRLANFDDANLRRSARAAVAAGARVDRAMQILADDAPEHLLQAGRLRLEHKQASLEELGALSDPPMTKDAVAGRIRRLLAMADKRASDLGIPDTESAVTPEMLGP from the coding sequence ATGGCGATGACCGCAGCGGTCAAGGATGAGCTGAGTCGCGTCACAGTTGCCAAGACCACCTCCCGCAAGGCGGAGATCGCCACGATGCTTCGTTTCGCCGGTGCCCTCCATCTCATCGGCGGGCACATCGTCATCGAGGCCGAACTGGACACCGGCTCGGTGGCCCGACGGTTACGCAAGGAGATCGCGGAGATCTTCGGGCACGGTTCGGAGGTGCAGATCGTCGCCGGAGGCGGGCTGCGTAAGGGCAGCCGTTACCTCGTCCGGGTCACCAAGGACGGCGAGGGATTGGCTCGTCAATCGGGCCTGGTCGATCTGCGTGGCCGTCCGGTCCGCGGGCTTCCCCATCACGTGGTCTCCGGCGGCATCGGGGACGCCGAGGCGGCCTGGCGCGGTGCGTTCCTGGCCCACGGATCACTGACCGAGCCCGGACGCGCCTCCTCGCTTGAGATCACCTGCCCCTCCACCGAGGCCGCACTCGCCCTCGTCGGCATCGGCCGTCGCCTGGGTGTCTCCGCGAAGGCGCGTGAGGTTCGCGGATACGACCGAGTCGTGGTCCGCGACGGCGACACGATCAGTGCGCTGCTCACCCGCATCGGCGCCCACGAGAGTGTGCTGGCCTGGGAGGAGCGGCGCCTACGTCGCGAAGTGCGGGCGACCGCGAACCGGCTGGCCAACTTCGACGACGCCAACCTGCGTCGCTCCGCCCGCGCCGCGGTCGCCGCCGGCGCCCGGGTTGATCGGGCGATGCAGATACTGGCCGACGACGCGCCGGAACACCTGCTGCAAGCCGGACGGCTGCGCTTGGAGCACAAGCAGGCTTCACTGGAGGAACTCGGCGCGCTATCCGATCCGCCGATGACCAAGGATGCCGTTGCCGGTCGGATCCGCCGCCTGCTCGCGATGGCTGACAAACGGGCCAGCGACCTCGGCATCCCGGACACCGAATCCGCCGTCACCCCGGAGATGCTCGGACCTTGA